A single region of the Paraburkholderia megapolitana genome encodes:
- a CDS encoding OmpW/AlkL family protein: protein MKRIIVAALAACLSAGAYAQQAGDNVVALGWFHVAPLDPNSGPLTTGVAQTPINGPLRLPNSFTSPGTGLSTNNADTLGLVISHFFTDHIAVSSVAGVPPVFKLSGHGTIKPPGPAGALGSQNLSDGPANPIVKSVRQWSPAVIFQYYFNSATSKFRPFVGIGVSYNWFSDIQLNNNFVTSTQNNLGSILAAGAGKPGLTSVEGKASSSWQPVFNVGATYALSKNFGVVASVTYIPLKTTSSVIIKAADGSELGVSKAELKADPIITFLALSYKF, encoded by the coding sequence ATGAAAAGAATTATTGTGGCAGCGCTGGCCGCCTGCCTGTCGGCAGGTGCCTACGCGCAGCAGGCGGGCGATAACGTCGTCGCACTCGGCTGGTTTCACGTCGCACCGCTCGACCCGAACTCGGGGCCGTTGACAACCGGTGTCGCACAGACGCCGATCAATGGGCCGCTGCGGCTGCCCAATTCGTTCACGTCACCCGGCACGGGGCTGTCGACTAACAACGCCGACACGCTCGGCCTCGTCATCAGCCACTTCTTTACTGACCACATCGCCGTGTCGTCGGTGGCTGGCGTGCCGCCGGTGTTCAAGCTGTCCGGTCACGGCACGATCAAGCCGCCTGGACCGGCCGGCGCGCTCGGTAGCCAGAACCTCAGCGACGGGCCCGCGAACCCGATCGTGAAGAGCGTGCGGCAGTGGAGCCCGGCGGTGATATTCCAGTATTACTTCAACTCGGCGACCTCGAAATTCCGGCCGTTCGTCGGTATCGGCGTGTCGTACAACTGGTTCTCCGACATCCAGCTGAACAACAACTTCGTCACGTCGACGCAGAACAACCTCGGCTCGATTCTCGCCGCGGGCGCCGGCAAACCGGGGCTGACTTCGGTGGAAGGGAAAGCGTCGTCGTCATGGCAGCCGGTGTTCAACGTGGGCGCGACCTACGCCCTCTCGAAGAACTTTGGCGTCGTGGCATCGGTGACCTACATCCCGTTGAAGACGACCTCGTCGGTCATCATCAAGGCCGCGGACGGCAGCGAACTCGGCGTGAGCAAGGCCGAGCTGAAAGCCGACCCGATCATCACGTTCCTCGCGCTGTCGTACAAGTTCTGA
- a CDS encoding LysE family translocator, giving the protein MSLHTWWLFLATVFVVCAIPGPNMLLMMTHGARHGLRRSSATMAGSLSALVLMLAVSVAGLGVFLKAWPAMFNALRIAGAVYLVYLGVKAWRAPAVEASAPSADLPATHFRSRAALFRNGFLVASSNPKAILFAAALLPQFIDAARPVLPQFGILVATLSVIEVSWYCVYAGFGSRIGAHLKSRNVAKAFNRLTGGVFVGFGAMMALVRH; this is encoded by the coding sequence ATGAGCCTGCATACCTGGTGGCTGTTCCTCGCGACGGTGTTCGTCGTGTGCGCGATTCCGGGCCCGAACATGCTGTTGATGATGACGCATGGGGCGCGGCACGGGCTGCGCCGCTCGAGTGCGACGATGGCTGGCAGCCTGTCCGCGCTCGTGTTGATGCTGGCAGTGTCGGTGGCGGGGCTCGGCGTGTTCCTGAAGGCATGGCCGGCGATGTTCAACGCGCTGCGGATCGCCGGTGCGGTGTACCTGGTCTATCTCGGCGTCAAGGCGTGGCGCGCGCCCGCTGTCGAAGCGTCCGCGCCATCCGCTGACCTGCCGGCGACGCACTTCCGCTCGCGCGCTGCGCTCTTTCGCAACGGCTTCCTGGTGGCGAGCAGCAATCCGAAGGCAATCCTGTTCGCCGCCGCGCTGCTGCCGCAATTCATCGACGCCGCGCGCCCGGTGCTGCCGCAATTCGGCATCCTCGTGGCCACGCTGTCGGTGATCGAGGTGAGCTGGTATTGCGTATACGCGGGCTTTGGTTCGCGGATCGGCGCGCATCTGAAGAGCCGCAACGTCGCGAAGGCGTTCAACCGGCTAACCGGCGGTGTGTTCGTCGGTTTTGGCGCCATGATGGCGCTCGTACGGCACTGA
- a CDS encoding NAD(P)-dependent oxidoreductase, producing MDIGFIGLGEMGTAMVANMLKAGHRVRVWNRSPERAQSLAQAGAQVVATPAEAFAGDAVFSMLADDTALREVVSAGLLEGAARGLIHVNMATISVTLAEELAHAHAARGLHYVAAPVMGRPDVAAAAKLTIIAAGPAEAIDRVQPVFDAIGQKTWRIGSLAQQANVAKLAANFMLASAVETLGEASALLGGHGVAMQDFLDIITSSVFPGPVYQGYGKMIAEQRYEPALFKARLGLKDVRLALAAAELVSTPLPVGSAVRDSLLEAIAHGDGEKDFAVLGKVAARRAGR from the coding sequence ATGGACATCGGTTTTATCGGTCTCGGTGAGATGGGCACCGCGATGGTCGCCAACATGCTGAAAGCCGGCCATCGCGTACGGGTCTGGAACCGCTCGCCGGAACGCGCGCAATCGCTGGCACAGGCCGGCGCGCAGGTCGTCGCGACGCCCGCCGAGGCCTTCGCCGGCGACGCCGTGTTCTCGATGCTCGCCGACGACACCGCATTGCGCGAAGTCGTCAGTGCAGGCCTGCTGGAAGGCGCCGCGCGCGGTCTGATTCACGTGAACATGGCCACCATTTCGGTGACGCTAGCCGAAGAACTCGCGCACGCCCACGCGGCACGCGGCCTGCACTATGTCGCCGCGCCCGTCATGGGACGTCCCGACGTTGCCGCCGCCGCGAAGCTGACGATCATCGCCGCGGGGCCTGCCGAAGCGATCGACCGTGTGCAGCCGGTGTTCGACGCGATCGGCCAGAAGACGTGGCGCATCGGCTCGCTTGCGCAACAGGCGAACGTTGCCAAGCTCGCGGCCAATTTCATGCTGGCTTCGGCCGTCGAAACGCTCGGCGAGGCGTCGGCGCTGCTGGGCGGCCACGGCGTTGCGATGCAGGACTTTCTCGACATCATCACGAGCAGCGTGTTTCCCGGCCCGGTTTATCAGGGGTACGGGAAGATGATCGCGGAGCAGCGCTACGAGCCCGCGCTCTTCAAGGCGCGTCTCGGGTTGAAGGACGTGCGGCTCGCGCTGGCGGCGGCCGAACTCGTCTCGACGCCGCTGCCGGTGGGCAGCGCCGTGCGCGACAGCCTGCTCGAGGCGATTGCGCACGGCGACGGCGAGAAGGATTTTGCGGTGCTGGGCAAGGTGGCGGCACGGCGGGCCGGGCGCTGA
- a CDS encoding NRAMP family divalent metal transporter, protein MSTPTQVSPPRNAALERSAVLDEAHLGDIKGAFGTIARHDIAPRNTWFARVRTLLAILGPGLIVMVGDNDAGAFGTYTQAGQNYGTTLLWTLLLLIPVLFVNQEMVLRLGAVTGVGHARLIFERFGKFWGAFSVIDLFILNALTLVTEFIGITFALDFLGVPKIPGVIIAALLTGAAVSTGNFRRFERFALGLCLLSLLLVPVLISIHPPVGQMTRDFLIPNWPAHSKLSDVMLLVIGIVGTTVAPWQLFFQQSYIVDKRITPRFMKYEKADLWIGIAFVMIGAVAMISFCAALFQGRPEFGNFTDAGGVIAGLDKYVGKWPAVIFAVALLDACIIGAAAVSLSTAYAIGDVFRIRHSLHRGVSDAKGFYLVYFGIIAFAAALVLIPGSPLGLLTEAVQTLAGVLLPSATVFLLLLCNDRAVLGPWVNSTQLNVFTGAVIWVLVMLSIVLTASVMYPDITGETILEVLGGGTALALAVAAIAIPLRKRGINGWADALSASLEKGTRDTWRMPPLNELPAPNLTLSKRIWMGVLRGYLVIAVALVLVKVVEMALQ, encoded by the coding sequence ATGTCCACGCCAACCCAGGTTTCACCACCACGCAATGCTGCGCTCGAGCGCAGCGCCGTCCTCGACGAAGCGCATCTCGGCGACATCAAGGGTGCCTTCGGCACCATCGCGCGCCACGACATCGCCCCACGTAACACCTGGTTCGCACGGGTACGTACGCTGCTCGCGATCCTCGGCCCCGGCCTCATCGTGATGGTCGGCGACAACGATGCCGGCGCATTCGGCACCTACACACAAGCCGGCCAGAACTACGGCACCACGCTGCTGTGGACGCTCCTTCTCCTGATTCCCGTCCTGTTCGTGAATCAGGAGATGGTGCTGCGGCTCGGCGCGGTCACTGGGGTCGGTCACGCACGGCTGATCTTCGAGCGCTTTGGCAAATTCTGGGGCGCTTTTAGCGTCATCGATCTGTTCATCCTGAACGCACTGACACTGGTCACCGAGTTCATCGGCATCACGTTTGCGCTCGATTTTCTCGGCGTGCCGAAGATCCCCGGCGTGATCATCGCTGCGTTGCTCACTGGAGCTGCGGTCAGTACCGGCAACTTCCGAAGATTCGAACGCTTTGCGCTCGGGCTATGTCTGTTGAGCCTGCTGCTGGTACCCGTGCTGATCTCGATCCATCCACCGGTCGGCCAGATGACGCGCGATTTCCTGATTCCGAACTGGCCCGCTCACTCGAAGCTGAGCGACGTGATGCTGCTCGTGATCGGTATCGTCGGGACGACGGTCGCACCGTGGCAACTGTTCTTCCAGCAGAGCTACATCGTCGACAAGCGCATCACGCCGCGCTTCATGAAGTACGAAAAAGCGGACCTGTGGATCGGTATCGCGTTCGTGATGATCGGCGCCGTCGCGATGATTTCGTTCTGTGCAGCGCTGTTCCAGGGCCGACCGGAGTTCGGTAACTTCACCGATGCGGGCGGCGTAATCGCCGGGCTCGACAAGTACGTCGGCAAGTGGCCCGCGGTGATCTTCGCGGTGGCGTTGCTCGATGCCTGCATCATCGGTGCAGCTGCCGTGTCGCTCTCGACCGCTTACGCAATCGGCGACGTGTTCCGCATCCGCCACTCGCTGCATCGCGGTGTGTCCGACGCGAAGGGCTTCTACCTCGTCTACTTCGGCATCATCGCGTTCGCCGCGGCGCTCGTGCTGATTCCCGGCAGCCCGCTCGGTCTGTTGACGGAAGCCGTGCAGACGCTCGCCGGTGTGCTGTTGCCAAGCGCAACGGTGTTCCTGCTGCTGTTGTGCAACGATCGTGCAGTGCTCGGACCGTGGGTCAATTCGACCCAGTTGAACGTCTTTACCGGCGCGGTGATCTGGGTACTCGTGATGCTGTCGATCGTACTGACCGCATCGGTTATGTACCCGGATATCACGGGCGAAACGATCCTTGAAGTGCTCGGCGGCGGTACGGCGCTCGCGCTGGCCGTCGCTGCGATCGCGATACCGTTGCGCAAGCGCGGCATCAACGGATGGGCGGATGCGTTGTCGGCATCGCTGGAAAAAGGCACACGCGACACGTGGCGCATGCCGCCGCTCAATGAACTGCCGGCGCCGAACCTCACGCTCAGCAAGCGGATCTGGATGGGTGTGCTGCGCGGTTACCTGGTGATTGCCGTTGCACTGGTGCTCGTCAAGGTCGTTGAAATGGCGCTGCAGTAA
- a CDS encoding SDR family oxidoreductase, translated as MFAWQTPLSTTWKDSLTSSARTHAIGVDSLVLTGATGFIGGSVLATLVNAGLLDRVICLVRGTSAAHALARLRMSAVRSGLPRYRAERLTQANVIVGELGGEFSAADEARLAGASHVINCAAPASLSTHARQLDMNVRDTLRFASRFACSKTLQRFVHVSAAMACGTRCSAVVPESLFGYGESRHLVPHTQIQREAERLLRLTYPRLPMVVVRPSTVVGHTVLGTSPSARSFWVFRVVHAARRFAARAVSRIDVVSVDDCARALTLLTVKPRLAYDTYHVSAGANAATITQIVNAMDEATGTSGKRYSMCAPRELRAIARETTGGERAPHSHLVERALGLYAGFAQLDYVFDNRHLREEIGFDPLPFTDYLNECVRTSQGIGIVEQMKRDFVRPVTGFPAQESFLKETCLQENTYRLL; from the coding sequence ATGTTTGCCTGGCAAACCCCGCTGTCGACCACATGGAAGGACAGCCTGACTTCTTCGGCGCGCACGCATGCAATCGGCGTCGACTCGCTGGTGTTGACCGGCGCGACCGGTTTTATCGGCGGCAGTGTGCTGGCGACGCTGGTGAACGCGGGATTGCTCGACCGCGTGATCTGTCTCGTGCGTGGTACGAGTGCAGCGCATGCGCTTGCGCGGCTGCGCATGTCGGCGGTGCGCAGCGGTTTGCCGCGTTATCGCGCGGAACGTCTGACGCAGGCGAACGTTATCGTCGGGGAACTGGGCGGTGAATTCTCGGCCGCCGACGAAGCACGGCTCGCCGGTGCATCGCACGTGATCAACTGCGCGGCGCCGGCGTCGCTATCGACGCATGCGCGTCAGCTCGACATGAACGTGCGCGACACGCTGCGCTTCGCATCGCGCTTCGCGTGCAGCAAGACGTTGCAGCGCTTCGTGCATGTGAGCGCGGCGATGGCGTGCGGCACGCGCTGTAGCGCGGTCGTGCCGGAATCGCTATTCGGCTATGGCGAATCGCGGCATCTGGTGCCGCACACGCAGATTCAACGCGAAGCGGAGCGGCTGCTGCGCTTGACGTACCCGCGCCTGCCGATGGTGGTCGTGCGCCCCTCGACCGTAGTCGGGCACACGGTGCTCGGCACGTCGCCGTCGGCGCGCAGCTTCTGGGTGTTTCGCGTCGTGCACGCCGCGCGTCGGTTTGCGGCGCGCGCAGTGAGCCGCATCGACGTGGTATCGGTGGACGATTGCGCGCGTGCGCTGACGTTGCTCACCGTCAAGCCGAGGCTTGCGTACGACACGTATCACGTGTCCGCCGGTGCTAACGCGGCGACCATCACGCAGATCGTCAATGCAATGGACGAAGCGACGGGCACATCGGGCAAACGCTATTCGATGTGCGCACCGCGCGAGTTACGGGCCATTGCGCGCGAGACAACCGGCGGCGAGCGGGCACCGCATAGCCACCTCGTGGAAAGGGCGCTCGGGTTGTACGCGGGCTTCGCGCAACTGGACTACGTTTTCGACAACCGGCACCTGCGCGAAGAGATCGGTTTCGACCCGTTGCCGTTCACCGATTACCTGAACGAGTGCGTGCGCACATCGCAGGGAATCGGCATCGTCGAGCAGATGAAACGTGACTTTGTCCGGCCTGTGACGGGCTTTCCAGCGCAAGAAAGCTTTTTGAAAGAAACGTGTCTCCAGGAAAATACATATCGACTCTTATGA
- a CDS encoding MipA/OmpV family protein, translating into MRKRLLHCCAPLLGLTCVSAAHAENTYLFSLATGVTSRYEGSRDYRPIVGPAFAAQFGNGFFISTTDGAGYRKDFANGLFVSAALSYDDGRADENRFDRPGSDYLKGMGNIPGSLLVSVQAGAHLFGSSTISVTLDQPLTHTTRGISGHVDLTVPVLQTPTNDISITGSLHAGSGRYTQTFFGVTDAQAAASRFQSYSTKGGFDHATISAAWNYTFSPRWSLNTSAGLTRLVGSSSNSPIVQTKNNWFATTAVTYRY; encoded by the coding sequence GTGCGCAAACGTCTCCTGCATTGCTGTGCCCCGCTGCTTGGCCTGACCTGCGTATCTGCCGCTCACGCGGAGAATACCTACCTGTTTTCGCTCGCCACCGGCGTGACGTCGCGCTATGAAGGCAGCCGCGACTATCGGCCGATTGTCGGACCCGCGTTCGCCGCGCAATTCGGCAACGGCTTTTTCATCAGCACCACCGACGGTGCAGGTTATCGCAAGGACTTCGCCAACGGACTGTTCGTGTCGGCAGCGCTCAGCTACGACGACGGCCGTGCCGACGAAAACCGCTTCGACCGCCCCGGTTCGGACTACCTGAAGGGGATGGGCAACATCCCGGGTTCGTTGCTTGTTTCGGTGCAGGCCGGCGCGCATCTGTTCGGCAGTTCGACTATCAGCGTCACGCTCGATCAGCCGCTCACGCATACGACGCGCGGTATCAGCGGCCACGTCGATCTGACTGTGCCGGTACTGCAGACGCCAACCAACGACATCAGCATCACCGGCAGCCTGCATGCAGGCAGCGGCCGCTATACGCAGACCTTCTTCGGCGTGACCGACGCGCAAGCGGCGGCCAGCCGCTTCCAGTCGTACTCGACCAAGGGCGGATTCGATCACGCGACGATCTCCGCGGCCTGGAACTACACGTTCTCGCCGCGCTGGTCGTTGAACACCTCGGCCGGACTCACGCGCCTTGTCGGCTCGTCGAGCAACAGCCCGATCGTGCAGACAAAGAACAACTGGTTCGCGACGACGGCCGTCACCTATCGATACTGA
- a CDS encoding response regulator, with protein sequence MEETIPLKHPVMLIEDDDRLAQLIAEYLGSYEFAVTIVRRGDIAVAAVREQKPALVILDLMLPHMDGMEVCRRIRAFSCVPVLILTARVDVFDQIAGLEIGADDYVIKPIEPRVLVARARALLRRAPRESAVATDAGETLVFGELTISPPNRTVTWRGQLVELKTAEYNLLLILARAAGKVLSRDDILKQLRGIEFDGIDRTVDSGISRLRRRFEDASPEPHKIKTIWGRGYLFSPSAWEE encoded by the coding sequence ATGGAAGAAACGATACCGCTCAAGCATCCGGTCATGCTGATCGAGGACGACGATCGCCTCGCCCAGCTCATCGCCGAATACCTCGGCAGCTACGAATTCGCAGTGACGATCGTGCGACGCGGCGACATCGCCGTCGCCGCGGTGCGTGAACAGAAGCCTGCGCTCGTGATCCTCGATCTGATGCTGCCGCACATGGACGGCATGGAAGTGTGCCGGCGCATCCGCGCGTTTTCGTGCGTGCCGGTGCTGATCCTGACCGCGCGCGTCGACGTGTTCGACCAGATTGCCGGGCTCGAAATCGGCGCCGACGACTACGTCATCAAGCCGATCGAACCACGCGTGCTGGTTGCGCGAGCGCGCGCGCTGCTTCGGCGCGCACCGCGCGAAAGCGCAGTCGCAACCGACGCCGGCGAAACCCTGGTGTTTGGCGAACTGACGATCTCGCCGCCCAACCGCACCGTGACCTGGCGCGGCCAGCTGGTCGAGCTGAAAACCGCCGAATACAACCTGCTCCTGATCCTCGCGCGCGCCGCCGGCAAGGTGCTGAGCCGCGACGACATCCTGAAGCAGTTGCGCGGTATCGAGTTCGACGGCATCGACCGTACTGTCGATTCAGGCATCTCGCGACTGCGGCGCCGCTTCGAGGATGCATCGCCGGAGCCGCACAAGATCAAGACGATCTGGGGCCGGGGCTACCTGTTCAGCCCGTCGGCCTGGGAAGAGTGA
- a CDS encoding ATP-binding protein, with product MFRSLIKLYLLVVLGGALAIAFIDHSFPQLFHDRVTADARDSTKAYAFVLTDYLQRHAGPERAAALAALQAHGSEGFSLLTMRDVIPLMNEEQLRDLRAGKLVLSFDAKDYYLPLPDGTIVHAHPDDTANLGIQIYAYIVVALATLLAMMIWVHYHWRDLRKLQAAAHAFGAGNLATRAQLSGKSNIYELSQQFNEMARQIEASILHQRDMMHGISHELKTPLARLEFGLALLQSPESAERQRERQQALRADVRELDDLVTELLTLSSLEQGERHMVLMKVSVGELLDSVAASIAHDVADRRLTLAVTTAGAPAYHVCDPKLVARALLNLIRNSTRYAHRSVSLRASMGTAGSLVLTVEDDGPGIPVADRARVFEPFHRLDSSRDRHTGGFGLGLAIVRRVALVHGGEVHLDDGSWGGARFVITLPPMSLPTADSAQAA from the coding sequence ATGTTCCGTTCGCTGATCAAGCTGTATCTGCTGGTGGTGCTGGGCGGCGCCCTTGCCATCGCGTTCATCGACCATTCGTTTCCGCAGCTGTTTCACGACCGTGTCACTGCGGATGCGCGTGACAGCACGAAAGCCTACGCTTTCGTGCTGACGGATTATCTGCAGCGTCACGCCGGTCCCGAACGTGCGGCTGCGCTTGCAGCGCTGCAGGCACATGGCAGCGAGGGTTTCAGTCTGCTCACAATGCGTGACGTCATCCCGCTGATGAACGAAGAACAGCTGCGCGATCTACGCGCCGGCAAGCTGGTATTGAGCTTCGACGCCAAAGACTATTACCTGCCGCTGCCGGACGGCACGATCGTCCATGCGCATCCCGACGATACGGCGAACCTCGGCATCCAGATCTACGCGTACATCGTGGTCGCGCTCGCGACGCTGCTTGCGATGATGATATGGGTGCACTACCACTGGCGCGACCTGCGCAAGCTGCAGGCAGCCGCGCACGCGTTCGGCGCGGGCAACCTCGCCACCCGCGCGCAACTGTCGGGGAAGTCGAACATCTACGAGCTGTCGCAGCAGTTCAACGAAATGGCGCGCCAGATCGAAGCATCGATCCTGCACCAGCGCGACATGATGCACGGCATCTCGCACGAACTGAAGACGCCGCTCGCGCGACTCGAATTCGGGCTCGCGCTGTTGCAATCGCCGGAATCCGCCGAACGTCAACGCGAACGGCAACAAGCGCTACGTGCGGACGTGCGCGAACTCGACGACCTCGTCACCGAGCTGCTGACGTTGAGCAGCCTCGAACAGGGCGAACGGCACATGGTGCTGATGAAGGTCTCGGTCGGCGAACTGCTCGACAGTGTCGCCGCGAGCATCGCGCACGATGTCGCCGACCGTAGGCTGACACTTGCCGTGACGACGGCCGGGGCGCCCGCGTATCATGTGTGCGATCCGAAGCTCGTTGCTCGCGCGCTGCTGAATCTGATTCGCAACAGCACGCGCTACGCGCATCGCTCGGTGTCGCTGCGTGCGTCGATGGGCACGGCCGGTTCGCTGGTGCTCACCGTCGAGGACGACGGCCCCGGCATTCCCGTTGCAGACCGCGCGCGCGTCTTCGAACCGTTTCATCGGCTCGACTCCAGCCGCGATCGCCACACGGGCGGCTTCGGCCTCGGCCTCGCGATCGTGCGGCGCGTGGCGCTCGTACATGGCGGCGAAGTGCACCTCGACGACGGCTCATGGGGTGGCGCACGCTTCGTGATCACGCTACCGCCCATGTCGTTGCCGACTGCGGATTCCGCCCAAGCGGCGTAA
- a CDS encoding DMT family transporter, which translates to MKADTRKHLRANLLMLIAAMIWGSAFVAQRLSLDTIGPFLFTGLRFLLGAGVVLILVAFLRARRTASGVPHTTTHDTAALLRAGVLLGLLLAVAISMQQIGLRYTKVANAGFISSLYVMIVPLIGVLAGHRTGLGTWFGALLAVLGMYFLSVDEHFSILYGDWYQLAGAAVISAQVLLVGRFARRHDPLALALVQFVTCGVVCLAIALAYEPLRIADIVRAAPTLLYGGALSVGVAYTIQVVAQKDATPAHAAVIFSMEGVFAALAGWLVLGETLAARALIGCVLMLAGLIVCQIMPLATARRSVPAAESV; encoded by the coding sequence TTGAAAGCCGATACCCGCAAACACCTCCGCGCCAATCTGTTGATGCTGATCGCCGCGATGATCTGGGGCTCCGCGTTCGTCGCGCAGCGCCTGAGCCTCGATACGATCGGGCCGTTTCTGTTTACCGGCCTGCGCTTCCTGCTAGGCGCGGGCGTCGTGCTGATCCTGGTGGCGTTCCTGCGGGCACGGCGCACGGCAAGCGGTGTGCCGCACACGACAACACACGATACCGCTGCATTGCTGCGCGCCGGCGTGTTGCTCGGCTTGCTGCTGGCCGTCGCCATCTCGATGCAGCAGATCGGCCTACGCTATACGAAAGTCGCAAACGCCGGCTTCATCAGTTCGCTTTACGTGATGATCGTGCCGTTGATCGGCGTGCTGGCCGGCCACCGGACCGGTCTCGGCACGTGGTTCGGCGCGCTGCTCGCCGTGCTCGGCATGTATTTCCTTAGCGTCGACGAACACTTCTCGATCCTGTACGGCGACTGGTATCAGCTGGCCGGCGCAGCGGTGATTTCCGCGCAGGTCCTGCTGGTCGGCCGGTTCGCGCGACGACACGATCCTCTTGCGCTGGCGCTGGTGCAGTTCGTCACGTGCGGGGTGGTGTGTCTGGCGATCGCGCTCGCGTATGAGCCGCTGCGTATTGCCGACATCGTGCGGGCTGCACCCACGCTGCTGTATGGCGGTGCGCTGTCGGTTGGCGTCGCATACACGATCCAGGTCGTCGCGCAGAAAGACGCAACGCCCGCGCACGCAGCCGTGATCTTCAGCATGGAAGGTGTGTTCGCCGCACTCGCAGGATGGCTCGTGCTCGGTGAAACGTTGGCGGCGCGCGCGCTGATCGGGTGTGTGTTGATGCTCGCGGGGTTGATCGTGTGTCAGATCATGCCGCTCGCGACTGCGCGGCGCAGCGTACCGGCGGCGGAATCGGTCTGA
- a CDS encoding VOC family protein, whose product MFSHITVGTRDLDRAIAFYDAALGPLGIRMLARRHNPERALYAAMDAPDGALFSVYTPINGEPATAGNGVTVAFEATSRAQVDAFYAHAISRGATDEGPPGLRLHYSPNYYGTYIRDLDGNKLCCVCHRAA is encoded by the coding sequence ATGTTCAGTCACATCACCGTCGGCACGCGCGATCTCGATCGCGCGATCGCTTTCTACGACGCGGCACTCGGTCCGCTCGGCATCCGGATGCTGGCCCGTCGCCATAACCCGGAGCGTGCGCTCTACGCCGCTATGGACGCGCCCGACGGCGCGCTGTTCTCTGTCTACACACCGATCAATGGCGAACCCGCGACCGCGGGCAACGGCGTAACCGTCGCGTTCGAAGCGACGAGCCGCGCGCAGGTCGATGCGTTCTACGCGCATGCCATCTCGCGCGGTGCCACCGACGAAGGACCGCCCGGTCTGCGCCTCCACTACTCGCCGAATTACTACGGCACCTATATCAGGGACCTGGACGGCAACAAGCTTTGCTGTGTGTGCCATCGCGCGGCATAG